The following are encoded together in the Bombus affinis isolate iyBomAffi1 chromosome 6, iyBomAffi1.2, whole genome shotgun sequence genome:
- the LOC126917919 gene encoding SH3 domain-containing protein Dlish: MAFLCPVRIRRGKKKKPGVHNFNLEKDCAGGGSTGLGLGTKVPLPPGRITGSASIETLVRVGIEKENGLSPDSKMVIVHDFTPCVDDELQVKRGQVVNVLYRENDWVYVIAADTRMEGFVPHSYCAPYTSQLAELTLATLMNNVKKKLPRSNETDCDFAGTGRSQTVDTQQTDTGSASDCESYARNVTTADVNVNRSNITQSQNSIQTISSQPDVHPFFKDPSAGRYIVLYTFVARDENDVSVERGEFVTVLNRDDPDWFWVLRHCDGNEGFVPSGFVYPGHVLHSYATTTTTTTTTTVATTSTETHGLGKGNNNMSGNESLQQKGLRDFRDETNGTELVVLYDYKAQAPDDLSVRRADWIYADLGNQTVDGWLWAYAPKTRKYGFIPKAYARPPAMTSL, encoded by the exons ATGGCTTTTTTGTGTCCGGTTCGCATACGtcgaggaaagaaaaagaaac CAGGAGTACACAATTTTAATTTGGAGAAGGATTGCGCTGGTGGTGGCAGTACAGGACTTGGTTTAGGAACAAAAGTACCACTGCCTCCTGGTCGTATAACAGGAAGTGCTAGTATTGAGACATTGGTCCGAGTAGgtatagaaaaagaaaatggtcTGTCACCAGATAGTAAGATGGTTATTGTTCATGATTTTACACCATGTGTTGACGATGAACTCCAAGTAAAACGAGGCCAG GttgtaaatgttttatatagAGAGAATGATTGGGTATATGTAATAGCAGCTGATACACGTATGGAAGGTTTTGTTCCGCATTCATATTGTGCACCTTATACATCTCAGCTTGCTGAATTAACACTTGCTACTCTTATGAATAATGTGAAAAAGAAATTACCAAGATCTAATGAGACTGATTGTGATTTTGCTGGTACAGGTCGTTCACAAACTGTAGATACCCAACAAACTGACACAGGATCAGCATCAGACTGTGAAAGTTACGCTCGTAATGTCACCACTGCTGATGTGAATGTTAATCGATCTAACATCACACAGTCTCAAAATTCTATTCAGACTATATCCTCTCAGCCAGATGTACATCCTTTCTTTAAG GATCCATCAGCTGGGAGATATATTGTACTTTATACTTTCGTGGCTAGAGATGAAAATGATGTTAGTGTAGAAAGAGGTGAATTTGTAACTGTACTCAATCGAGATGATCCTGACTGGTTTTGGGTACTTAGACATTGTGATGGTAATGAAGGATTTGTACCATCTGGATTTGTGTATCCAGGACATGTTCTTCATTCATATGCAACAACTACTACaactaccactactactacaGTAGCTACAACATCTACAGAAACACATGGCTTAG GAAAAGGAAATAACAATATGTCAGGAAATGAATCATTACAGCAAAAAGGTTTGCGAGATTTTCGAGATGAAACAAATGGCACAGAATTAGTTGTACTTTATGATTATAAGGCGCAGGCGCCAGATGATTTATCTGTGAGAAGAGCTGATTGGATATATGCAGATTTAGGAAATCAAACTGTAGATGGTTGGTTGTGGGCATATGCGCCTAAAACTCGAAAATATGGATTTATTCCAAAAGCGTACGCACGGCCTCCTGCTATGACGAGTTTATAA